GCGTGTGCGTCATTCCGCCCTGATGGGGGTGGACGTGCCGGCGGAGCGGGCGCCGTCGATGATCGACGAATATCCCATCCTGGCGGTGGCCGCCGCCTTCGCCACCGGCACCACCCGCATGTTCGGGCTGTCGGAATTGCGGGTGAAGGAAAGCGACCGCTTCGCCGCCACCTTGCGCGGTCTGCTCGCCTGTGGCGTCCAGGTCGAGGAGGATGGCGACACCTTGATCGTCCACGGCAGTGGCAAGCCGCCCATGGGCGGGGCGACCATCGCCGTCAACCTGGATCACCGTATCGCCATGGCCTTCCTGGTCCTGGGCATGGCGGCGGCGGAAGCGGTGGCGGTGGACGATGCCGAGGCCATCGACACCAGCTTCCCTGGTTTCGTCCAATTGATGAACGGGTTGGGTGCCAAGATTGCCACCACGGATGCCATCGTATGAGTCGGGTCATCGCCATCGATGGCCCGGCGGCGGCCGGCAAGGGAACCCTGGCGCGGCGCCTCGCCGCCGAACTGGGCTTCGACTATCTGGATACCGGCCTGATCTATCGTGCCGTCGGCATGAAGCTGACCCGCGCCGGTCTTGATCCCAACGACCCGGCCCAGGCCGAGGCGGCGGCCAGGGCGCTCAATCCGACGGAATTGCAGGCTGTCGACCTGCGGGGCGACGATGCCGCCCAGGCCGCATCGAAGGTGGCGGTCATCCCTGGCGTGCGCTCGGCCCTGTTGGATTTTCAGCGTGCTTTCGCTGGCCAGCCGCCCGGCGGCAAGGGGGCGGTGCTGGATGGCCGCGACATCGGCACCGTGGTCTGCCCCGGGGCGGGGGCCAAGCTGTTTGTCACGGCGAGCGTGGAAAAACGGGCGGAGCGGCGGCTGAAAGAGTTGCAGTCCCGCGGCGTCGGGGCTATACACTCGGCTGTCCTGGCGGACATGCGCGAACGCGACGAACGGGATTCAACCCGTTCCGCCGCCCCGCTGAAAGCCGCCACTGATGCTTTCGTCCTGGATACCTCGGACCTCGACGCCGATCAGGCTTTCGCCGCGGCGCTGGATTACGTGAAATCCAAGCTTTGACATCGGGACATCGGTACTTTGCCTCCCCCACGGTCGCGCGGCCTGGGGGTGGTTTGCGTTTCAACCGCGCGAAGACCGCCGGAGCCAACCGGCAGGCCCGTAAGATGTGAAGAAAGGAAGTAATTACATGACTATGGAAGATTTTGCCGCCCTGCTGGATGAGACCATGGGCGTCGCCAACCCGTTCGAGGGTTCGGTCATCAAGGGCATCATTGTACGCGTTGAAAACGATTTCGCCGTCATCGACGTCGGCTTGAAGTCGGAAGGCCGCGTGCTGCTCAAGGAATTCGCCACCGCCGGCCGCGCCCCGGAAATCAAGGCCGGTGACGCCATCGACGTGTTCGTCGAGCGTTACGAGGACAAGAACGGCGAAGTCGTTCTGTCGCGTGAAAAGGCCAAGCGCGAAGAAGCCTGGACCCTGTTGGAAAAGTCCTTCCAGGACAACCAGCGCGTCACCGGCGTCATCTTCGGCCGCGTCAAGGGCGGCTTCACCGTCGACCTGTCGGGCGCCGTCGCCTTCCTGCCCGGTTCGCAGGTGGACATCCGCCCCGTGCGCGACATCACCCCGCTGCTGGGCAGCCCGCAGCCGTTCCAGATTCTCAAGATGGACCGCTCGCGCGGCAACATCGTGGTCTCGCGCCGCGCCGTCTTGGAAGAAACCCGCGCCGAACAGCGTTCCGAACTGATCGAAAACCTCAAGGAAGGTCAGATTCTGGAAGGCGTCGTCAAGAACATCACCGATTACGGTGCGTTCGTTGACCTGGGTGGCGTCGACGGCCTGCTGCACGTCACCGACATCGCCTGGAAGCGCATCAACCATCCGTCCGAAGCGCTGCATATCGGCCAGACCGTCAAGGTCCAGGTCATCCGCTTCAACCCGGAAACCCAGCGCATCTCGCTCGGCATCAAGCAGTTGGATGCTGATCCGTGGGAGGGCGTGGAAGCCAAGTACCCGGTGCAGGCCAAGTTCGTCGGCCGCGTCACCAACATCACCGATTACGGCGCGTTCGTCGAGCTGGAGCCCGGTGTCGAAGGTCTGGTCCACGTCTCCGAAATGAGCTGGACCAAGAAGAACGTCCACCCCGGCAAGATCGTTTCGACCTCGCAGGAAGTCGAAGTGATGGTGTTGGACGTGGATCCGCAGAAGCGCCGCATCTCGCTGGGCCTCAAGCAGTGCCTGTCCAACCCGTGGGAATCCTTCGTCGAGAAGTTCCCGGTCGGCACCTTGGTCGAAGGCGAAGTCAAGAACATCACCGAATTCGGTCTGTTCATCGGCCTGTCGGGCGACATCGACGGCATGGTTCACATGTCGGACCTGTCGTGGGACAAGTCGGGCGACGCCGCCATCGCCGAATACAAGAAGGGCGATGTGGTCAACGCCAAGGTCTTGGACGTGGACGTGGAAAAGGAACGCATCAGCCTCGGCATCAAGCAGCTGGGCGCCGATCCGTTCCAGGACGCCGTCGCCAACGTCAAGAAGGGCGATATCGTCACCTGCGCCGTGACCCAGGTCACCGAAAACGGTCTGGAAGTCCAGGTCGACGGCATGACCGGCTTCATCCGCAAGTCCGAGCTGTCGCGTGAGCGTTCCGAGCAGCGCCCCGAGCGTTTCGCCGTCGGCGAAAAGATCGACGCCAAGGTGACCATGATCGAAAAGGGCGCCCGCAAGGTCACCCTGTCGGTCAAGGCCCGCGAAATCGACGAAGAAAAGGCCGCCATGGCCGAGTACGGTTCGTCGGATTCGGGTGCGTCCTTGGGCGACATCCTGGGTGCGGCCATGCGCCGGGCTCAGTCTCAAGACGACAAGTAATCGTCTCTGAGAGGTCGTAGATTAAGGATTGGCCCGCCCCTGGCAACGGGGGCGGGCCTTTTCTTTGGCTGGTACAGTCAGAATGATCTGATGGTGGTGACATCGTTAGGTTGCGCGCCTTTAATCGGAAGCATGCCGATCGCAACAGCCGTCACCCCTGCGTAGGCGGGGGGCCAGGAGTCACGCGCTTATATGCCGACGCGGTTCGCTGGATTCCGCCTGCGCGGGAATGACGATTGATAGAATGAATGGGGCGTATTTAAGGCGCGATGCTGTAAGCCCGAGACAGCGAACCGCCTACAGCGCGCTCAGCGGCCGGAAGGCGACGAAGGTCATGTCGTCGCGGCGGCGCTGTTCGCCGCGCCATTGGCACAGGCGCTGGAACAGGGCGTCCATCTGCTCGGTCACCGGACGGTCGGCCATCTCGGCCAGAACCTCTTGCAGGCGGCGACGGCCGAACAGGCGGTTGTTGTCGCCGCCGACCTGATCGGTGACGCCGTCGGTATAAAGATAAAAGGCGCTGCCCGGGGTGATCGACATGCTGTGGGCGGCGAAGCGGTAATCTTCCGGGCTGTCGAGATAGCCCAGGCTCATGCGGTCGCCGCGCACCTGACGCAAGCTGCCGTTCTCGGCCACCAGCAAGGGCAGGTTGGCGCCGGCGAAGGTCAAGGTGGCCTTGGCGCGGTCGATGACGCAGATGGCGGCGTCCAGGCCGTCATTGCTGACGGCGCTGTCACGATCCTGGCGCAGGGCGGTTTTGACCAGCCGGTTCAGCTGGGTCAACATTTCCGCCGGATCTTCATGGCCGTGGTGATGCAGGATGCGGCTGAAGCTCGACGCCACCACCGCCGTCATGAAGGCGCCGGGCACGCCGTGGCCGGTGCAGTCCATCACCGCGATGACGCCCTTGGACTCGAACGATCCGGCCCAATAATAGTCGCCGCCGACCATGTCCAGCGGCTGCCAGCCCACCGCCAGCTCATCCACCACGCCGGCCAGGGCGCCCTGGTCGGGCAGCAGCGCGGTCTGGATACGGCTGGCGTAGCGGATGCCGTCATTGATGTCGCGGTTGGCTTTTTCCAGTTCGGTATTGGCCAAATTCAGCTGAGCCAGGGCGCGTTCCACCCCTTCCTTCTCGCGGGCCAGTTCCTGGGTGCGTTCGGTCACCCGCCGCTCCAGGTCGCGGGCCAGGGCGGCCAGTTCGTTCTGGGCGCGGTCGCGGTCGTTCAGGCCATGCTGGGATTCCGCCAACATGCCGTTGACGGTGCCGACCAAAAGGCCCAGCTCGTCGCGCTGGTGGCCGCGCTGCACGTCGATGAGAAAGGCACCGGGATGGGCGGGGTCGACCCGCCCGATGGCGTCAGTGATGCGCAACAGCGGCTTGGTGATCAGGATGTAGAACACCGCCACCACCAAGGCGCAGACCAGCACGGCGCGAGCGACGCCCGACAGCACGGCGGCGGTGGCCCGGTCCAGCCATGCATTGAGCAGGCCACCGGCATCCAAGCGCAATTCCAGTGAACCGACGACGGTGCTGCTGCCGTTGGGATTGCGGGTTTCCAGCGTGCGGGCATGGGCGGCGACATCACCGAACAGTCTTTCCGCCAGGGCCGGGAAGGGGGTGGAGACGGCGGCACGGTCCTGGCGGCCCAATTCACCGCCATAATTGTCGGTCAGCACCACTTCCAGCGTCACCGGGTTCTGATGCAGTCCGGCGACCACCTCGCCGGCCAGTTCCGCCGACAATTGATAGGCGGCCTCAACCGCCAGCCCACGCACCAGATTAAGGTCGGCGCCGACGTCGCGGCGCACCTGATCATGCATGTTGCGATAGTCGTTCAGCAGCTCATAGGCGCTGGTCAGCAAGCCCACGGTCAAGGCAATGATCAAGGTGGCGAAGGCCTGTTTGAAGGACAGGCCGTCCAGCATGCGCACCTGAGAGGTTTGAGCCGGGCGCGGACCGGCGCCGGGAATGCGGGACTGAAACAAGGGGGCCAGGTCCATAAATCTGTGCCGACAACAGCCCACACTAACCGCTTTTCCCGGTCAGGGGAACCATCGCCAACGGAAAACGCCCTTGATCATGTCGTAAACAAAATTGTCCATGGCGGTCCGGGCGCCATCATGGAATCATGAATGGTGGGAATGATGGTGAAAACATATCCGAAGGTTGACCATGCCGGGCGAAGAATCTTCCAATAGTAGCGGAAAACTTCGGTTGAATTTGCGCGCGGCAAGAAGGTCCGAGGACGGCCCGGCATTGCCGCCATGGCCGATTTTGGTTGTGGATGATGACCCCCAGGTTCACAGCATGACCGAAGTGCTGTTGCGCGACTTCCAGTTCAAGGATCGGGGGTTTCGGGCTGTGTCCGCCTATTCGGCGGCCGAGGCGCGCACCATCTTGGAGTGCCGCGACGATATTCCGGTCATGCTGCTGGACGTGGTGATGGAGACCGACCATGCCGGCTTGTCGTTGGCGCGGGTCATCCGCCAGGATTTGGGCAACCAGCGTCTGCGCATCATCCTGCGCACCGGCCAGCCGGGCGAGGCGCCCGAGCGCGAGGTCATGCTGGCCTATGACATCAACGATTATCGTTCCAAGACCGAGTTGACGGCGCAAAAGCTGTTCACCGCCCTGGTCGGTGCGCTCCGGTCGTGGATCGACCTGGATACCATCGAGCGGCTGAATGCGACGCTGGAGGCGCGGGTGCTGGAACGGACCCGCGAACTGGCCGAGGCTCAGGCGTTTTCCGGCCGATTGGTGGAATTGCTGCCCAATCCGCTGTGGGTCAAGGATCTGGCCGGGCATTACCGTCTGTATAACCAGGCCTTCCGCGAATTCTTCGGCATCGATGCTGAAGCCTGGGTCGGCCATTCGGCGGAAGAGGTACTAGGGCGGCATCTCCCCCCCGAGGAACTGGACAGCGATTGCCGCGTGTTGGACGGCTCGTCGCGGCGCGAGGAATTCGAGACCACCATCCCCGACCATGCCGGGCGACCGCGGGCCTTGCTGGTGACCAAGGCGGCCTTGCCCGCCGACGGTGTGGTGCCCAACGGTATTATCGGCATCGCCGCCGACATCACCGAACGCAAAAGTCTGGAACGGGAATTGCGCCGGTTGGCGACCATGGATTCGCTGACCGGGGCGCCCAATCGCCGCCATTTCAGCACGCTGGCACATCAGGAAATGGAGCGGGCCAACCGTTACGACCTGCCCTTGTCGGTGATCATGCTGGACGTGGACCACTTCAAGAAGGTCAACGATTCGTGGGGCCATGCCATCGGCGATGAAATGTTGAAGGCAGTCACCACCGCCATCCAGGGCGAATTGCGCGAAGTGGACGTGCTGGGGCGCATGGGCGGGGAGGAATTCGCCCTGTTGTTGCCGCAGACCGGCATCGACGGCGCCGCCCAGGTGGCCGAACGTCTGCGCAGTGCCGTCGCCGCCATCCGGCTGCCGTTGGCCGAGGGCTGGCTGCATGCCACCATCAGCCTGGGAGTGACCACCCGGCTGGAGGGCGAGGCCCAGTTCGAGCATCTGCTGGGCCGCGCCGACCGCGCCATGTACGAGGCCAAGCAGGCCGGGCGCAACCGGGTGGCGATCGAACCGGGGCGGTGAAATCAGCGCCGTCGGGTGCTTTTCGGTTGATGCATTTTGCTGAAAGGATTAAGCCGTTTAGTCGGGGGAGCGCGCGGGGACGGCATCATGGATCCAATCGGCAATATCATTGATCTGGCATTTGAGCGGCGCAAACGCGGTCCCCGTTTCAACGGCGAGATGATGCAGATTCTCGAGGTCAGTCGTGACCTCATCTGCTTGTGTCGTGGCGGCGCCATCACCGCCATCAATGGTGCCGGAGCCCGTATGCTGGGGGCCAAGACCACCGAACAGCTGATCGGCCGCCGGTTGGCCGAATTCCTGATTCCCGAATATGGTCAGGTGTTGGATTTGTTCCTGTCGGGCATGGCCAGTGAGGATCGCGGCGTCCCCACCCGCATCGTCGGCCTGGATCAGGCCGTCCGCGACATCGAGTTGCAGGTGTTCCGCGCCCGTGAAATCGCCACCGACGCCACCGTCGTCACCGGGCGTGACATGTCCAAGGAAGGCAAGCTGGCCGGCTCCGCCCACAAGACCGACACCCGCTTCCACCTGCTGGTGGATAATTCCATGAATCTGGTTTGCCACGTGGTCGGTGGTTCGATCCGGTATGTCAACAAGGCCGGCATCGCCCTGTTGGGCGCCACCGAGGCCGAGCAGGTCATCGGTCTGAGGTTGGAAGAAATCCTGCATCCCGATTATGCCGACCTGATCGGCGACATCGCCAAGGAAGGCGCGGCGGTACCCTTGCGCCTGCTGCACCGTGACGGTTCGGCTTTCGACGCCCTGGTGCGGCTGACCGAGCTGCCGGCGGGCGGCATGGGCACCGAGTTGATGGTCGAGGCTCGCGACATCACCGGTCACAACCGCGCCGTCGCCGCCTTGCGCCGATCCAGCGAAACCCTGGAGATGCGGGTCGCTGCCCGCACCCGTGAACTGGCCGAACAACACGCCCGCGCCGAGGAAATGACCTTGGTGGCGGAAGCCGCTCTGCGGTTCAGCGAATCGCTGATCGACACCATCCCCAGCCCGGTATGGTTCAAGGATGCGTTGGGACGGGTGCAGACCAGCAACCGCGCGTTCCGCGCCTTGTTCGGCGATGGCGAGCCTAAATTGCTGCTGCCGCTGGAAGACACCGTCACCGATGCCGAGTTGATGTCGGGCGCCTGCGATCAGGCCTCGTTCGAGGCGCCGATCCTGCCGCCCAGCGGCGGGCGCCTGGATACCATGGTCCTGAAAAGCGCTTACCTGGACGACGAAGGGCGTCCGGTGGGGGTGATCGGCGTGCTCACCGATATTTCTGATCGCAAGGCGATGGAACGGGAATTGCGCCGGCTGGCGACCACCGATTCGCTGACCGGGGCTTTCAATCGTCGCCATTTTCTCGCCGCCGCCGGTACCGAACTGGAACGGGCCAACCGCTACGGCAATCCGCTGACCCTGCTGATGCTGGATGTGGATTACTTCAAATCCATCAACGACGCCCATGGGCACGGTACCGGCGACGACGCCTTGCGCCGTCTGGTGGAAGGGCTGCGCCACGCGCTCCGCGACATCGATGTGATCGGGCGTCTGGGCGGCGAGGAATTCGCCGTGCTGCTGCCGGAAACCGGTATGGCCGGGGCGCTGATCACCGCTGAACGGCTGCGGGCCCAGGTGGCCGATCTGCGCCTGGACTTGCCCGATGGTGGCCAGTTGGCCTTTACCGTCAGTATCGGAATCGCCGCGCCGCGGGCCGAGGATGGTTCGGTCGAGGCGGTGCTGGCCCGTGCCGACAAGGCGTTGTATCGGGCCAAGGACGAAGGACGGAACCGGGTTTGCGCGGAAGTCGTTGACCCGGACTGATCCGCCTGTTTCCATGGTGGCATGAACGTCCCAGTTGAAGCCGCCAAACCGCGGCGCAAACCTCTTCGCCTCTTTGTGGTCATCCTGGCCATGCTGGCTGCCCTTGCCGTTCCGGCAGGATTGTACCTGCCCGATTTCGGCCTGCGCTGGGGGGTGACCAAGGGGCTGGCCGAAATGGGCTGGTCCCAGGCCAGCGTCAATCAGGCCCGCCTGTCCCTGTGGAAAGGCGACATCGCCATCCGCGGCATGCAGGCGGCGTCGGCCCTGGGCGAGGCGCTGGGCATCGACGGCATCGACTTGAATTTTCGCTGGAAACCGTTGCTGGACCGCCGCGTGTGGCTGGAACAGGTGAGCCTGGACAAGGCCGAGGTGGTGTTGAGCCGCGACGGTGCCGGCTGGCGCATCAATGGTCTGCCCCTGCCCGGAAGCGGGAAGGGGGAACCGGCCCAGGCATCCGATTGGGGCTATGGGATCACCGCCCTGACCCTGACCGACAGCGTGTTGCGCATCGAAGACGGCGCCTTGCGGGTGGTGGTGGCGGTGGAACGGCTGGATGTCCGCGACGTGCAATCGTGGAATCCGCTGGCGCTGGCCTCGCTGTCGCTGCAAGGGCGCATCAACGGCGCTCCGGTCGATTTGCGCGGCACTTTCCGCCCCTTCGCCGCCAATCTGGATTTCACCGCTGATGTGGATTTACGCGGTCTGGATACCGCGCCCTTCGCCCAGTGGGGCGGGCTGACCGGCTGGCGCGGCGCCCTGACCAGCAAGGTTCGGCTGAAGGGGGATCTCGGCGGCAAGGCGGACATGGCCGCCGATGGCCGCATCGAGTTCTCTAACGGCGCCATCCCGCTGGAGGGTAATGGCCAGGTTCGGGCTAAATCCCTGATCTGGCAAGGCAGGCTGGCCTGGGCCAACGGGTTGAAGGCCGCCGGCACGCTGGAGGCCGCCGATCTTTCCTTTGCCCAGGGTCTGGCGGCCATCGCCGCCACCGCTGTTCACGCCGATCTGACCCGGGCCAGCATGGATGGTCGGGCCGAGATATTGGAGTGGAGCGGCAGCCTGAGTGCCAAAGGCTGGGACATGACCATGGACGGCCTGCGCATCCGTCATGGTCAACTGGCCTGGACCGGCGACACCTATCTCAATCTGTCGGCCAAGGCCAAGACCCTGTTCCAGGCCAAGGGCAAGGCCGATGGGGCCGAGACGGTCATCGTCTCGGGGCCGTGGCGGCTGGCCGCCGCCAAGACCGAGGCCGAGGGCGAATTCGCCCATGAGCGGCCCGAAGGTCTGTTGCCGCCCCTGGCCGCCACCATGACCTTGAACGTGGATGGTTTGTCGGTCCACCAGGGCGATCGCCAATGGCTGGCCGCCGATCAGGCCCGGCTGCGTGGGTTGGAACTCTCGCCCAAGGCGGTGACCTTGGCCCGGTTGGATGCCAAGGCGGTGAGCGCCTTGGCGCGGGACAAGCTTTATAACCCGCGCCTTCGGGCGGGTGCTGTCACTCTGGAGCGGCTGCGGGTGTCGCCCCAAGGCGACCTGGAGGTCGCGTCCCTCAGTCTGGCTCAGCCGGTGTTGCGGTTGAACCGCGACCATACCGGCTTGCAGGGCTTCAATGACCTCAAGGACAAGAATGCCCCGGCGGGCGGAGATGCCGCCATGCCGCGTCTGGCCTTGGGGCAACTCCATGTGAATGGCGGTCAGGTCGAGTTCCGCGACCGCAGCACCACCGATCCGGTGCGGGTGTCGGTCAGCAATCTGGCGCTGGACATGGCCGCGATCGACAGCGCCTATCCCGAGCGGGATTCCTCTTTCACCCTGGCCGCCGCCATCGGCGCTGCCGAACTATCGGCGCAAGGGGCGGTACGTCCGTTCCAGCCGATTCCCGGCCTGGATGCCAAGGGAAGGGTGCGGGCGCTGGACCTGCCGCAATTGTCGCCCTATGCCGCCGACGCCCTGGGGGTCAATCTGCATACCGGCCAGTTGGACGCCCAGGTGGCCATGGCGCTCCGTGAAGGCAAGCTGGACGGCAGGCTGGATCTGGTGCTGTCACGCCTGACCATCGCCCAGCCCGATCCCAACGCGCCCTTGGCCAAGCAGGCCGACATGCCCATCGAAACCGTCCTCGATCTGCTGCGCGATGGTCAGGATCGCATCAGTCTGGCCATTCCGGTCAAGGGCGACCTGGACAATCCCAATTTCGACACCTCGGACGCGGTCAATCAGGCCATCGGCGGGGCGTTGAAATCCACCGTTTTCACCACCTTGAAGGTGGCCTTCCCGTTGGTCGGTTTGATCGGCCTGGTTCTCGACGAGGCGGAAAAGCCGGTTCTGGCCCTGCAAGCCGTGAGTTTCGCCGATGGTTCGTCGCAGGTGAGCGAGCCGCAGGCTGAATCCTTGAAAAAGATATCGGGGCTGTTGGCCGAGCGCGACGGCATCCGTCTCAATCTGTGCGGGGTGGCGGTGACCGCCAAGGACGGTCCGGTGCTGCGCAGCGAAACCAGCTTTCTCGCCCGATTGAAGGCGATGATGGCGGACAAGGACCGCGAGGAACTGGCGCAGATCCACCGTGACCGCCTGTACCGTCTGGCCGAGGCCCGCGCCGTCGCCGTCAAATCCTGGCTGGTGGGGCAAGGCGGTATCGACCAGGGGCGTTTGTTCACCTGCCGTCCGCGCATCGACGATGTGGATAAGGCCGCGCCCCGCGTCGATCTGGTGTTGTAGAGGTTAGGTGTTTAGTCCCGCCAGAAGCTGGGGACGAACACCACCAGCAGGATGAACATTTCCAACCGCCCGAACAACATGCCGCCGGCCAGCAGGATTTTGGCCAGATCAGGCAATGGGGCGAAGGTGCCGCCGGGGCCGATCAGGTCGCCCAGGCCCGGCCCCACATTGGAGATGGCCGAGGCCGAGGCCGACAGGGCGGTGACGAAATCCAGCCCCAGCACCGCCAGCATCATGGACAAGGTGGCGAAGGCCAGGGCATAGACGAAGATGAAGCCCATGACCGAGGTCAGCACGTCCTTGGGGATGGGCTTGTTGTTGAAGCTGGGCACCATCACCGCGTGGGGGCGCAGCAATTGCCGGATCTGCACCACCGCGTTGGCGAACAGAAGCTGGAAGCGGAACACCTTGATGCCGGCGGCGGTGGAGCCGGCGCAGCCGCCGACGAAGGTCAGGAAAAACAGGATGGCCACCGGCATGCCAGCCCAATCGCTGTAATCCAGGGTGACCAGACCGGTGCCGGTCATCACCGAGGCGACGGTGAAGGCGGCGTGGCGCAACGCCGTCAACGGCTGGAAATGGCGGACGTCGATCAGCCACAAGGTGATGGCGATCGAGCCCAGGGCCATCAATCCCAGATACCAATGCACCTGCTGATCGCGCAGCACCCGGCGCCAGTCGCCCTGGGCCAGGGTGAAGAACAGCAGGAACGGCATGCCGCCCAGGATCATGCCGACAAGGACGATCAGGTCCATGGTGACGCTGTCGAAATGGGCCATGGAGCGGTCGTAATTGCTGAAGCCGCCGGTGGCGATGGTGCTCATGGCGTGGGTGATGGCGTCGAAACGGCCCATGCCCGCCGCCCACAGGGCCAGGGCCAGCAATGCGGTCAGGCCGACATAGACGGAAATCAGGGTCGAACCGATGCGGGCCGCCCGGGGCGCGGTCCGTTCGCGGGCAGAGACCACCTCGACCCGGAACATCTGCATGCCGCCGATATTGAGGACCGGCAGCACCGCCAGGGCCATGACGATGATGCCAATGCCGCCCAGCCATTGCAGCAGGCCGCGCCACAGCAACAGACCGGGTGCCAACGTGTCGAGGCCGCTCAGAACGGTCGAGCCGGTGGTGGTGATGCCGCTGGTCGCTTCAAAAAAGGCGTCGGTGGCCGACAGGTCCAGGCTGCTCAGGGAAAACGGCAGGGCGGCGAACAGGCAGGGCACCAGCCAGCCCAATCCGGCGGCCAGATAGGCTTGGCGGATGGACAACGGCTTACGGTTGTCGGTACGGGTGCCCAAGACCAGCCCCAGTCCGGCCACGAGGGTGATGCCGGCCGAGGCGATGAAGGCCATCCATTGACCGCTGCCGGCCATGGCATCGATGGCTGCCGGCACGGTCATGGACAGGGCCAGCAGGCACAGGATCCAACCGATGATCTGGAGGACGGGGCGAAAATCGATCATCGGCCTAACCCCGCCAGAACGAGCGCGAGAACAATACCAAGACGGTGAACAGCTCCAACCGGCCCAGCATCATCTCGAACGACAGCAGCCAGATAGCCGTATCGGGCAGGGGCTGAAAGGTTCCCGCCGGGCCGATGATGTTGCCCAGGCCGGGACCGACATTGCCAAGCGCTGTGGCCGAGCCGGTGATGGCGGTGACGAAGTCCATGCCGGTCATGGTCAGCAACAGGGCGAAGACGGCGAAGGTCAGGAAGTACATGACGACGAAGCCCAACACCGAATCGACCACCGCGTCGGAAATACGCTGGCGGTTGAAGTCGATGACGAAGACGCCATGCGGGTGCAGCAAGCGTTTCAGATGGACGCCGGCCATGGCGAACAGCACTTCCCAGCGGAAAATCTTGACCGCGCCCGAGGTCGAGCCGGTGCAGCCGCCGATGAAGGTCAGCATGAAGAAGATGATCTGCGGCAGGCCGCCCCACAGCGAGTAGTCGGTGGAAACAAAGCCGGTGGTGGTGACGATAGAGGTGACGTTGAAGGCGCTGTGCCGCAATGCATCGCTGGGCGACCAATCATTGACCGCCCATTGCCAAAGGGTCAGGACCAGGGTGAAGAACACCAGGAAGTGCAGGTACCAGCGGATTTGCGAATCGGTCAGGATGGCCCAGCGTCCGCGCCGCCACGGGCTGATGAACAGCACAAAGGTGGCGCCGCCCAACCCCATGAATATGGTCAGAATCCAGTGGATCCAGGGGTTGCTCCAATTTCCCAATGACGAATCCGAGGTGGAGAATCCGCCGGTGGCCAGGGCGGAAGCCGCATGGCAAAACGCCTCGAACGGGGTCATCCCGGCCAGCCACAGGAAGAGGGTGCACAACAAGGTCAGCACCACATAGACCATGACGATGCCGCCGGCCACCTGCGAGGTGCGCGGCTTGACCTTGTCGGTCTTGTCGGAACTTTCCATCTTGAACAATTGCATGCCGCCGATGCGCAGGATGGGCAGGATGGCCACCGCCATGACGATGATGCCGATGCCGCCCATCCAGTTAAGCAAGGCCCGCCACAGCAAGATGCCGTGCGGCATGGAATCGAGCCCGATGA
This is a stretch of genomic DNA from Magnetospirillum gryphiswaldense MSR-1 v2. It encodes these proteins:
- a CDS encoding TrkH family potassium uptake protein; translation: MNLWTATRNRANSRADSRGEARLIDFRPVIFVNGILLIVLAAAMAVPAAVDWLYDDKDWQVFIVSGLFTLLAGLAMVLGARPEGRPELTTRQAFLLTTSVWVLMTAFGALPFTLSGLKISYTDAFFEAMSGLTTTGSTIIIGLDSMPHGILLWRALLNWMGGIGIIVMAVAILPILRIGGMQLFKMESSDKTDKVKPRTSQVAGGIVMVYVVLTLLCTLFLWLAGMTPFEAFCHAASALATGGFSTSDSSLGNWSNPWIHWILTIFMGLGGATFVLFISPWRRGRWAILTDSQIRWYLHFLVFFTLVLTLWQWAVNDWSPSDALRHSAFNVTSIVTTTGFVSTDYSLWGGLPQIIFFMLTFIGGCTGSTSGAVKIFRWEVLFAMAGVHLKRLLHPHGVFVIDFNRQRISDAVVDSVLGFVVMYFLTFAVFALLLTMTGMDFVTAITGSATALGNVGPGLGNIIGPAGTFQPLPDTAIWLLSFEMMLGRLELFTVLVLFSRSFWRG